A genomic segment from Streptomyces sp. NBC_00459 encodes:
- a CDS encoding Trm112 family protein, whose protein sequence is MPLEAGLLEILACPACHAPLKEQESELICTGQDCGLAYPVRDGIPVLLVDEARRPA, encoded by the coding sequence ATGCCGCTCGAAGCCGGCCTCCTGGAGATCCTCGCCTGCCCGGCCTGCCACGCACCCCTCAAGGAGCAGGAGTCCGAGCTGATCTGCACCGGTCAGGACTGCGGCCTGGCGTACCCCGTCCGGGACGGAATCCCCGTACTGCTCGTCGACGAGGCCCGCCGCCCCGCGTAG
- a CDS encoding SIS domain-containing protein — MLDESLLDAPEALADADRRGLLRGAAEAGARVRTAARHAAEAGINDLKPDGRPRAVLIAGPGAAATCVADLLGTLAGATSPVIRLAPTGVAPAAGALRWELPGWAGSVDLLLIATPDGTEPGLSLLAEQAYRRGCTVVAVAPAGTPLSETVQGAAHGLFIRMATAPYEQDEVDQPLAASAPGVLWALLTPLLALLDRTGLLTAPPDVLEKVADRLDHIAERCGPAIATYSNPAKTLAAELADTLPVIWTEGTSAGPAGRRFAAALAELAGRPALAAELPEALAAHGALLASRLAAGADPDDFFRDRVSEAPALHARVVLLRDRPTGGLSAAPAARELALGHDTAISELEPEDGAELENLAELIATTDFAAVYLALTAGS; from the coding sequence ATGCTCGACGAATCGCTGCTCGACGCCCCCGAGGCGTTGGCGGACGCAGACCGCCGCGGCCTCCTGCGCGGCGCGGCGGAAGCGGGCGCCCGCGTCCGCACCGCCGCCCGCCACGCGGCAGAGGCAGGCATCAACGACCTGAAACCGGACGGCCGCCCCCGCGCCGTCCTGATCGCGGGCCCCGGCGCCGCCGCGACCTGTGTCGCCGACCTCCTCGGCACCCTCGCCGGCGCGACCAGCCCCGTCATCCGCCTGGCTCCCACGGGCGTCGCCCCCGCGGCAGGCGCCCTGCGCTGGGAGCTGCCGGGCTGGGCCGGCTCCGTCGACCTGCTCCTGATCGCCACCCCCGACGGCACCGAACCGGGCCTGTCCCTGCTCGCCGAGCAGGCCTACCGCCGCGGCTGCACGGTCGTCGCCGTGGCGCCCGCCGGCACCCCGCTCAGCGAAACGGTGCAGGGCGCCGCGCACGGCCTGTTCATCCGGATGGCGACCGCCCCGTACGAGCAGGACGAGGTGGACCAGCCGCTCGCCGCCTCCGCCCCCGGCGTCCTGTGGGCGCTGCTCACCCCGCTCCTCGCCCTTCTCGACCGCACGGGCCTCCTCACCGCCCCGCCGGACGTGCTGGAGAAGGTTGCCGACCGCCTCGACCACATCGCCGAACGATGCGGCCCGGCCATCGCGACGTACAGCAATCCGGCCAAGACCCTCGCCGCCGAACTCGCGGACACGCTTCCGGTGATCTGGACGGAGGGCACGTCGGCCGGGCCCGCGGGCCGCCGGTTCGCCGCCGCCCTCGCCGAACTCGCCGGCCGCCCCGCGCTCGCCGCCGAACTCCCCGAGGCGCTCGCCGCGCACGGCGCCCTGCTCGCGAGCCGCCTCGCCGCGGGCGCCGACCCCGACGACTTCTTCCGCGACCGGGTGAGCGAGGCACCCGCCCTGCACGCGCGCGTGGTCCTGCTCCGAGACCGCCCGACCGGCGGCCTCAGCGCGGCCCCCGCCGCCCGCGAACTCGCCCTCGGCCACGACACGGCGATCAGCGAGCTCGAACCGGAGGACGGCGCCGAACTGGAGAACCTGGCGGAACTGATCGCCACCACGGACTTCGCGGCGGTGTACCTGGCGCTGACGGCAGGTTCCTGA
- the manA gene encoding mannose-6-phosphate isomerase, class I encodes MDRLDNTIRPYAWGSTTAIAALLGTEPTGEPQAEMWMGAHPGAPSRTGRGTLVEVIDADPQGELGAAAVAKFGPRLPFLLKILAAGAPLSLQVHPNLAQAKEGYADEETRGIPVDAGHRNYKDANHKPELICALTEFDGLCGFRDPSQTADLLAGLEVDSLKPYVDLLRAHPEEAALREVLTAVLSADREDMARTVTEAATACARLGGDYAPYADIAQHYPGDPGVIAAMLLNHVRLQPGEALFLGAGIPHAYLNGLGVEIMANSDNVLRCGLTPKHVDVPELLRVVRFEASDPGVLRPEASADGEEVYDTPIDEFRLSRYVLPESAPARDLTLPTPQILLCTAGSVRTGDIELAPGQSVFVPANDKAEVSGPGTIFRATVVV; translated from the coding sequence ATGGACCGCCTCGACAACACCATCCGCCCCTACGCCTGGGGATCCACCACCGCCATCGCGGCGCTCCTCGGCACCGAGCCGACCGGTGAACCGCAGGCGGAGATGTGGATGGGCGCCCACCCCGGCGCACCCTCGCGCACCGGACGCGGCACGCTCGTCGAGGTCATCGACGCGGACCCACAGGGCGAACTCGGCGCGGCGGCCGTCGCCAAATTCGGCCCCCGCCTGCCCTTCCTCCTCAAGATCCTCGCCGCCGGCGCCCCCCTCTCCCTCCAGGTGCACCCCAACCTCGCCCAGGCGAAGGAGGGTTACGCGGACGAGGAGACCCGCGGGATCCCGGTGGACGCCGGGCACCGCAACTACAAGGACGCCAACCACAAGCCCGAACTGATCTGCGCCCTCACCGAGTTCGACGGCCTGTGCGGCTTCCGCGACCCCTCGCAGACCGCCGACCTCCTCGCAGGCCTGGAGGTCGACTCCCTCAAGCCGTACGTCGACCTGCTGCGCGCCCACCCCGAGGAGGCGGCGCTGCGCGAGGTCCTGACGGCCGTACTCAGCGCTGACCGCGAGGACATGGCCCGCACGGTCACCGAGGCCGCGACCGCCTGCGCCCGCCTCGGCGGCGACTACGCCCCCTACGCGGACATCGCCCAGCACTACCCCGGCGATCCGGGCGTCATCGCCGCCATGCTCCTCAACCACGTCCGACTCCAGCCCGGCGAGGCCCTGTTCCTCGGCGCGGGCATCCCGCACGCCTATCTCAACGGCCTCGGTGTCGAGATCATGGCCAACTCGGACAACGTCCTGCGCTGCGGTCTGACCCCCAAGCACGTCGACGTCCCCGAACTCCTGCGCGTCGTCCGCTTCGAGGCGAGCGACCCGGGCGTACTGCGCCCGGAGGCCTCCGCCGACGGCGAGGAGGTCTACGACACCCCCATCGACGAGTTCCGCCTCTCCCGCTACGTCCTCCCGGAGAGCGCACCCGCCCGCGACCTCACCCTCCCGACCCCGCAGATCCTGCTCTGCACAGCAGGCTCGGTCCGTACCGGAGACATCGAACTCGCCCCCGGCCAGTCGGTCTTCGTACCGGCGAACGACAAGGCCGAGGTGTCCGGCCCCGGCACGATCTTCCGGGCGACGGTCGTCGTCTGA
- a CDS encoding cation diffusion facilitator family transporter gives MSASGGTRAIVAALGANLAIAAAKFVAFLFSGSSSMLAESVHSLADSGNQGLLLLGGKKAQREATPQHPFGYGRERYIYAFLVSIVLFSVGGMFAIYEGYEKIKHPHEIEHWYWPVGVLVFAIIAEGFSFRTAIKESNPLRGSESWKDFVRHAKAPELPVVLLEDLGALVGLVLALGGVSLALATGDGVWDGIGTLCIGILLILIALVLAVETKSLLLGEAAGPEAVVRIEKAIVDGDTVTGIIHMRTLHLGPEELLVAAKIAVQHDDTAAEVAAAINAAESRIRAAVPIARVIYLEPDIYSERDAAKGPDREATPGGPAGPAAH, from the coding sequence ATGAGCGCGTCAGGCGGCACCAGGGCGATCGTGGCGGCACTCGGCGCCAACCTCGCGATCGCGGCAGCGAAGTTCGTGGCGTTCCTCTTCAGCGGTTCGTCGTCGATGCTCGCGGAGTCCGTGCACTCGCTCGCCGACTCCGGCAACCAGGGCCTGCTCCTCCTCGGCGGCAAGAAGGCGCAGCGCGAGGCGACCCCGCAACACCCCTTCGGCTACGGCCGCGAGCGGTACATCTACGCCTTCCTCGTCTCCATCGTGCTCTTCTCGGTCGGCGGCATGTTCGCGATCTACGAGGGCTACGAGAAGATCAAGCACCCGCACGAGATCGAGCACTGGTACTGGCCGGTGGGCGTCCTCGTCTTCGCGATCATCGCCGAGGGCTTCTCCTTCCGTACGGCCATCAAGGAGTCCAACCCGCTGCGCGGCAGCGAGTCCTGGAAGGACTTCGTTCGCCACGCCAAGGCCCCCGAACTGCCCGTCGTCCTCCTGGAGGACCTCGGCGCGCTCGTCGGCCTGGTCCTGGCCCTCGGCGGCGTCAGCCTCGCCCTCGCCACCGGCGACGGCGTCTGGGACGGCATCGGCACCCTCTGTATCGGCATCCTGCTCATCCTGATCGCCCTGGTGCTGGCCGTCGAGACCAAGTCCCTGCTGCTGGGCGAGGCCGCGGGCCCGGAAGCGGTCGTGCGGATCGAGAAGGCGATCGTCGACGGCGACACCGTCACCGGCATCATCCACATGCGCACGCTCCACCTCGGCCCCGAGGAGCTCCTGGTCGCCGCCAAGATCGCTGTCCAGCACGACGACACCGCCGCCGAGGTGGCCGCCGCGATCAACGCCGCGGAGTCCCGCATCCGCGCCGCCGTCCCGATCGCCCGCGTCATCTACCTGGAACCCGACATCTACAGCGAGAGGGACGCCGCCAAGGGCCCCGACCGCGAGGCCACTCCCGGCGGCCCTGCCGGGCCCGCCGCCCACTGA
- the ahcY gene encoding adenosylhomocysteinase, with amino-acid sequence MTTVDNRQDFKVADLSLAEFGRKEITLAEHEMPGLMSIRREFAASQPLAGARIMGSLHMTVQTAVLIETLVALGAEVRWVSCNIFSTQDHAAAAIAVGPNGTPENPQGVPVFAWKGETLEEYWWCTEQALTWPNTPTGGPNMILDDGGDATMLVHKGVEYEKAGKVPSADTAESDEHRVVLELLGRTITDGSQKWTQLASEIRGVTEETTTGVHRLYEMQRDGALLFPAINVNDAVTKSKFDNKYGCRHSLIDGINRATDVLIGGKTAVVFGYGDVGKGCAESLRGQGARVIVTEIDPICALQAAMDGYQVATLDDVVDKADIFITTTGNKDIIMASDMAKMKHQAIVGNIGHFDNEIDMAGLAKIPGIVKDEVKPQVHTWKFPDGKVLIVLSEGRLLNLGNATGHPSFVMSNSFADQTLAQIELFTKPDEYPTDVYVLPKHLDEKVARLHLDALGVRLTTLRPEQASYIGVQVEGPYKPDHYRY; translated from the coding sequence ATGACGACTGTCGACAACCGACAGGACTTCAAGGTCGCAGATCTCTCCCTGGCCGAGTTCGGCCGCAAGGAGATCACCCTCGCCGAGCACGAGATGCCCGGCCTGATGTCCATCCGCAGGGAGTTCGCCGCCAGCCAGCCGCTGGCCGGCGCCCGCATCATGGGCTCGCTGCACATGACCGTGCAGACCGCCGTCCTGATCGAGACCCTGGTCGCCCTGGGCGCCGAGGTCCGCTGGGTGTCCTGCAACATCTTCTCCACCCAGGACCACGCGGCCGCCGCCATCGCGGTGGGCCCGAACGGTACGCCCGAGAACCCGCAGGGCGTCCCGGTCTTCGCCTGGAAGGGCGAGACCCTGGAAGAGTACTGGTGGTGCACGGAGCAGGCCCTGACCTGGCCGAACACCCCCACCGGTGGCCCGAACATGATCCTGGACGACGGCGGCGACGCCACCATGCTCGTCCACAAGGGCGTCGAGTACGAGAAGGCCGGCAAGGTCCCCTCCGCGGACACCGCCGAGTCCGACGAGCACCGCGTCGTCCTCGAACTGCTCGGCCGCACCATCACCGACGGCTCGCAGAAGTGGACCCAGCTCGCCTCGGAGATCCGCGGCGTGACCGAGGAGACCACGACCGGCGTCCACCGCCTGTACGAGATGCAGCGCGACGGCGCCCTCCTGTTCCCGGCGATCAACGTCAACGACGCCGTCACCAAGTCGAAGTTCGACAACAAGTACGGCTGCCGTCACTCCCTGATCGACGGCATCAACCGCGCCACCGACGTCCTCATCGGCGGCAAGACCGCGGTCGTCTTCGGCTACGGCGACGTGGGCAAGGGCTGCGCGGAGTCCCTGCGCGGTCAGGGCGCCCGCGTCATCGTCACCGAGATCGACCCGATCTGCGCGCTCCAGGCGGCGATGGACGGCTACCAGGTCGCGACCCTCGACGACGTCGTCGACAAGGCCGACATCTTCATCACCACGACCGGCAACAAGGACATCATCATGGCCAGCGACATGGCCAAGATGAAGCACCAGGCGATCGTCGGCAACATCGGCCACTTCGACAACGAGATCGACATGGCCGGTCTCGCGAAGATCCCGGGCATCGTCAAGGACGAGGTCAAGCCGCAGGTCCACACCTGGAAGTTCCCCGACGGCAAGGTCCTCATCGTGCTGTCGGAGGGCCGCCTGCTGAACCTGGGCAACGCCACCGGTCACCCGTCGTTCGTGATGTCCAACTCCTTCGCGGACCAGACCCTGGCCCAGATCGAGCTGTTCACCAAGCCCGACGAGTACCCGACCGACGTCTATGTGCTGCCCAAGCACCTCGACGAGAAGGTCGCCCGCCTCCACCTCGACGCGCTCGGCGTGAGGCTGACGACGCTCCGCCCGGAGCAGGCCTCGTACATCGGTGTCCAGGTCGAGGGCCCGTACAAGCCGGACCACTACCGCTACTGA
- a CDS encoding RDD family protein has protein sequence MSELVTGEAVALELRPAKLPSRALAVLLDLVVVGLVYTLVTIVLVISTASLDEAAQIALSIAAFILVLVGAPIAVETLSHGRSLGKMACGLRVVRDDGGPIRFRHALVRGAVGVVEILMTVGVVACVASLVSARGRRLGDVVAGTLVVRERVPVGQTAFVPPPPPWLSGRFAELDLSGVPDGLWLAVRQYLTRMRQLDPQVGSAMAERLAADVAARTGTPAPPDVPPAAYLAAVVQERQVREARRAFGSGAAAGGPGMPGVPQPFGAPVPLPQWSAAVPHPPAGGPHPAVAESAVPVPVVDPAPQDRAGDHRASGGFAPPA, from the coding sequence GTGAGTGAGCTGGTTACGGGCGAGGCTGTGGCGCTGGAGCTGCGCCCGGCAAAACTGCCCAGCAGGGCGCTTGCCGTGCTGCTCGACCTCGTGGTGGTCGGGTTGGTCTACACCCTCGTCACCATTGTTCTGGTCATATCCACGGCCTCGCTGGACGAGGCGGCACAGATCGCCCTCTCCATCGCGGCTTTCATTCTGGTGCTGGTGGGCGCGCCGATCGCCGTGGAGACGCTCAGCCATGGCCGGTCGCTCGGCAAGATGGCGTGCGGTCTGCGGGTGGTGCGGGACGACGGCGGGCCGATCCGCTTCCGGCATGCGCTGGTACGGGGTGCGGTCGGTGTGGTCGAGATTCTGATGACGGTCGGGGTGGTGGCCTGTGTCGCGTCGCTCGTCTCGGCGCGGGGACGGCGGCTCGGTGATGTCGTCGCGGGCACCCTCGTCGTACGGGAGCGAGTGCCCGTCGGTCAGACCGCGTTCGTTCCTCCTCCGCCGCCCTGGTTGTCCGGACGGTTCGCGGAGCTCGATCTGTCGGGCGTGCCCGACGGGCTGTGGCTGGCCGTACGTCAGTATCTGACGCGCATGCGACAACTGGACCCGCAGGTGGGCTCGGCCATGGCTGAGCGGCTCGCCGCCGATGTGGCGGCGCGTACGGGGACTCCGGCGCCGCCGGACGTTCCTCCGGCGGCCTATCTGGCGGCCGTGGTGCAGGAGCGGCAGGTGCGGGAGGCCCGGCGGGCGTTCGGGAGCGGGGCGGCGGCCGGTGGCCCCGGGATGCCTGGGGTACCTCAGCCGTTCGGGGCTCCGGTGCCGTTGCCCCAGTGGTCGGCTGCGGTTCCGCACCCGCCCGCTGGGGGTCCCCATCCGGCGGTTGCCGAATCGGCCGTGCCCGTCCCGGTCGTCGACCCTGCGCCGCAGGACCGGGCCGGTGATCACCGTGCCTCCGGCGGGTTCGCTCCGCCTGCCTAG
- a CDS encoding stage II sporulation protein M: protein MDLDVFVSAHRPEWDRLDALLRRQRRLTGAEVDELVALYQRTATHLSLIQSSAPDPQLTGRLSQLVARARSAVTGTRRASWRDVTHFLTHGFPAAVYRSRHWWVPTALISTAVAVLLGWWIGTHPEVQSSIAAPDQLRALTRPGGEYETYYSSHPAASFAAQVWTNNAQAAAMCLVLGVFLCFPVIWILFQNMLNVGVGLGLMSSAGRLDTFLGLILPHGLLELTAVFVAAGTGLRLGWTVIDPGPRSRRTALAEEGRAALGMAIGLALVLFVSGAIEGFVTPSGLPTWARITIGVVAELTFLAYVYVLGGRAARAGETGDLETAERSAAVPTAA from the coding sequence ATGGACCTCGACGTCTTCGTCTCCGCCCACCGCCCCGAGTGGGACCGCCTGGACGCACTGCTGCGCCGCCAGCGCCGCCTCACCGGCGCAGAGGTGGACGAGCTCGTGGCGCTCTACCAGCGCACAGCCACCCACCTCTCGCTGATCCAGTCGAGCGCCCCGGACCCCCAGCTGACCGGTCGGCTCAGCCAACTCGTGGCACGCGCGCGTAGTGCAGTGACAGGAACCCGCCGCGCTTCCTGGCGTGATGTCACGCACTTCCTTACCCACGGTTTCCCCGCGGCGGTCTACCGATCGCGCCATTGGTGGGTCCCCACCGCCCTCATCTCCACGGCGGTCGCGGTCCTCCTGGGATGGTGGATAGGCACGCACCCCGAAGTGCAGTCCTCCATAGCGGCTCCCGACCAACTGCGCGCCCTCACCCGCCCCGGTGGCGAGTACGAGACGTACTACTCCAGCCACCCCGCCGCTTCCTTCGCCGCTCAGGTGTGGACGAACAACGCCCAGGCCGCCGCGATGTGCCTGGTCCTGGGAGTCTTCCTCTGCTTCCCGGTCATCTGGATCCTCTTCCAGAACATGCTCAACGTGGGCGTCGGCCTGGGCCTGATGTCCTCGGCGGGCCGGCTCGACACCTTCCTCGGCCTGATCCTGCCGCACGGCCTCCTGGAACTCACCGCGGTCTTCGTAGCCGCCGGTACGGGCCTGCGCCTCGGCTGGACGGTCATCGATCCCGGCCCGCGTTCCCGCCGCACGGCACTGGCCGAGGAAGGACGAGCAGCCCTGGGAATGGCGATAGGCCTGGCTCTGGTCCTCTTCGTCTCGGGCGCCATAGAAGGCTTCGTCACCCCGTCGGGCCTGCCCACCTGGGCGCGCATCACGATCGGGGTCGTCGCCGAACTGACCTTCCTCGCTTACGTCTATGTCCTCGGCGGACGAGCGGCCCGAGCCGGCGAGACCGGCGACCTCGAGACGGCCGAGCGCAGCGCCGCCGTCCCCACGGCTGCCTGA